From Myotis daubentonii chromosome 7, mMyoDau2.1, whole genome shotgun sequence, a single genomic window includes:
- the LOC132238800 gene encoding T-cell surface glycoprotein CD1a-like translates to MDRLPALLFLCGSEEGSQNRGIVEYIYLKQKLKTDFPEKEITSVKEMLFLQIPLLAVLLTAGNNEDAFQEEISFKMIHSSSFHNHSWVKIRYSAWLGDLQTHGWDTNSGRIIFLHPWSKGNLGKEEIKELEEFFRAFSIEMPHELHRHASEWKFKYPFEIQIRMGCEMHPGGAIVDFYGFAYQGSELLHFQNNSWLPSPKGGTRAQDMCRRFNQYLVVKNVVQRILSDTCPRFLLSIPEAGKADLQREVKPEAWLSTGPNPGPGRQMLVCHVSGFHPKPIWVKWMQGEQVQQGTQQSDILPNADGTWYLQALLDVEATETSGLYCRVRHSSLGSQDILLYLGHIVILLPFFSLWNEIQQTWDSRHI, encoded by the exons atggaccggctcccggcactgctgTTCCTGTGTGGAAGCG AAGAAGGAAGTCAGAATAGAGGTATTGTGGAGTATATTTATCTAAAACAGAAGCTGAAGACAGACTTTCCAGAGAAAGAAATAACATCTGTAAAGGAAATGCTGTTTCTGCAAATTCCATTGTTAGCTGTTCTCCTCACAGCTGGTAACAATGAAGATG CCTTCCAGGAGGAGATCTCCTTCAAAATGATCCACAGCTCTTCCTTCCACAACCATTCCTGGGTGAAAATTCGGTACTCTGCTTGGTTGGGTGACTTGCAGACACATGGCTGGGACACCAACTCTGGCAGAATTATTTTCCTGCACCCTTGGTCCAAGGGCAACTTGGGCAAGGAAGAGATAAAAGAACTGGAAGAATTCTTCCGTGCTTTCTCCATTGAAATGCCGCACGAACTTCACAGACATGCCAGTGAATGGAAGTTTAAAT ATCCCTTTGAGATTCAGATAAGAATGGGCTGTGAGATGCACCCTGGGGGAGCCATAGTAGACTTCTATGGATTTGCTTATCAAGGATCAGAGCTCCTGCACTTCCAGAACAATTCATGGTTGCCATCTCCAAAGGGTGGAACAAGAGCTCAGGATATGTGCAGACGATTCAATCAGTACCTGGTCGTCAAGAACGTAGTACAGAGGATTCTCAGTGACACCTGCCCACGATTCCTCTTGAGTATCCCTGAGGCAGGGAAGGCAGATCTCCAGAGAGAAG TGAAAccagaggcctggctgtccaCTGGCCCCAATCCTGGTCCTGGCCGTCAGATGCTGGTTTGCCATGTCTCTGGCTTTCATCCAAAGCCAATTTGGGTAAAGTGGATGCAAGGTGAACAAGTACAACAGGGCACTCAACAAAGTGATATCTTGCCCAATGCTGATGGGACATGGTACCTTCAGGCTCTCTTGGATGTGGAAGCCACTGAAACATCTGGCCTGTATTGCCGGGTGAGACATAGCAGCCTAGGAAGCCAGGACATCCTCCTCTACTTGG GTCACATTGTGATCCTCCTGCCATTCTTCAGCCTTTGGAATGAGATCCAGCAGACCTGGGATTCCAGACATATTTAA